The following are encoded together in the Phaseolus vulgaris cultivar G19833 chromosome 9, P. vulgaris v2.0, whole genome shotgun sequence genome:
- the LOC137820207 gene encoding CBL-interacting serine/threonine-protein kinase 9-like isoform X2, whose product MSVKVAKDGMVVGKYELGKTIGEGSFAKVKLARNVKSGNKVAIKILDRKHVLRHNMMEQLQREISTMKLINHPNVAKIFEVMASKTKIYIVLELLDGGELFDKIAAKGRLKEDEARTYFQQLINAVDYCHSRGVYHRDLKPENLLLDSNSVLKVSDFGLSTYSQKDDELLHTACGTPHYVAPEVIHNRGYAGSTSDIWSCGVILFVLMAGFLPFDGPTHMALFRKIIKAEFSCPSWFPPQAKALLKRILDPNPRTRIKIPELLKDEWFKKGYKPTCFSEEEDLSLDDVAVAFNESNKNLGTEKKVKPVHINAFEFISRSQSFNLDNLLEMQTTLMVPTKGIPMFKVLSRCSATAFHPVVLTG is encoded by the exons ATGAGTGTGAAGGTAGCAAAAGATGGGATGGTGGTTGGGAAATACGAGTTGGGAAAAACGATCGGAGAGGgaagctttgcgaaggtgaagttGGCGAGAAACGTGAAGAGCGGGAACAAGGTTGCCATCAAAATCCTGGACCGTAAACATGTCCTCCGCCACAACATGATGGAACAGCTCCAGCGAGAAATATCAACCATGAAACTCATCAATCACCCAAACGTTGCTAAAATATTTGAG GTGATGGCTAGCAAAACAAAGATTTACATTGTTCTGGAGTTACTTGATGGGGGAGAGCTATTTGACAAAATA GCTGCAAAGGGGAGACTTAAAGAAGATGAAGCTAGAACTTATTTCCAACAACTTATTAATGCTGTTGACTACTGCCATAGTAGAGGCGTGTATCACAGAGATCTGAAG CCTGAGAATCTTCTTCTGGACTCGAACAGTGTTCTTAAAGTTTCAGATTTTGGATTGAGTACGTACTCGCAGAAA GACGATGAACTGCTCCACACTGCATGTGGAACCCCACATTATGTTGCTCCTGAG GTGATTCATAATAGAGGCTATGCTGGTTCAACATCTGACATCTGGTCTTGTGGAGTCATTCTCTTTGTACTTATGGCTGGGTTCTTGCCCTTTGATGGCCCAACTCATATGGCTCTGTTCAGGAAA ATTATCAAGGCAGAATTCTCTTGTCCATCATGGTTTCCACCACAGGCAAAGGCACTGCTGAAACGCATTCTAGACCCAAACCCTCGAACG AGGATAAAAATTCCTGAGCTCTTAAAAGACGAGTGGTTCAAGAAAGGATACAAACCAACATGTTTCAGTGAGGAAGAGGACCTAAGTTTAGATGATGTAGCCGTCGCTTTCAACGAGTCTAAT AAAAATCTAGGGAcagaaaagaaagtgaaaccCGTCCACATTAATGCTTTTGAGTTCATTTCTAGATCACAAAGTTTCAATCTTGACAACTTGCTCGAGATGCAAACG ACTTTGATGGTACCTACAAAAGGCATTCCGATGTTCAA GGTACTCTCACGTTGTTCGGCGACCGCATTCCATCCGGTCGTCCTAACCG GATGA
- the LOC137820207 gene encoding CBL-interacting serine/threonine-protein kinase 9-like isoform X1, with translation MSVKVAKDGMVVGKYELGKTIGEGSFAKVKLARNVKSGNKVAIKILDRKHVLRHNMMEQLQREISTMKLINHPNVAKIFEVMASKTKIYIVLELLDGGELFDKIAAKGRLKEDEARTYFQQLINAVDYCHSRGVYHRDLKPENLLLDSNSVLKVSDFGLSTYSQKDDELLHTACGTPHYVAPEVIHNRGYAGSTSDIWSCGVILFVLMAGFLPFDGPTHMALFRKIIKAEFSCPSWFPPQAKALLKRILDPNPRTRIKIPELLKDEWFKKGYKPTCFSEEEDLSLDDVAVAFNESNKNLGTEKKVKPVHINAFEFISRSQSFNLDNLLEMQTDEVQQETCFTSQCPANEIMCKIEEAAKPLGFIVQKKNYKMKLQGDHNGRKGHLSVATEVFEVAPSVHMVELRKTGGDTLEFHKFFKIFSSGLQDIVWHTEGKK, from the exons ATGAGTGTGAAGGTAGCAAAAGATGGGATGGTGGTTGGGAAATACGAGTTGGGAAAAACGATCGGAGAGGgaagctttgcgaaggtgaagttGGCGAGAAACGTGAAGAGCGGGAACAAGGTTGCCATCAAAATCCTGGACCGTAAACATGTCCTCCGCCACAACATGATGGAACAGCTCCAGCGAGAAATATCAACCATGAAACTCATCAATCACCCAAACGTTGCTAAAATATTTGAG GTGATGGCTAGCAAAACAAAGATTTACATTGTTCTGGAGTTACTTGATGGGGGAGAGCTATTTGACAAAATA GCTGCAAAGGGGAGACTTAAAGAAGATGAAGCTAGAACTTATTTCCAACAACTTATTAATGCTGTTGACTACTGCCATAGTAGAGGCGTGTATCACAGAGATCTGAAG CCTGAGAATCTTCTTCTGGACTCGAACAGTGTTCTTAAAGTTTCAGATTTTGGATTGAGTACGTACTCGCAGAAA GACGATGAACTGCTCCACACTGCATGTGGAACCCCACATTATGTTGCTCCTGAG GTGATTCATAATAGAGGCTATGCTGGTTCAACATCTGACATCTGGTCTTGTGGAGTCATTCTCTTTGTACTTATGGCTGGGTTCTTGCCCTTTGATGGCCCAACTCATATGGCTCTGTTCAGGAAA ATTATCAAGGCAGAATTCTCTTGTCCATCATGGTTTCCACCACAGGCAAAGGCACTGCTGAAACGCATTCTAGACCCAAACCCTCGAACG AGGATAAAAATTCCTGAGCTCTTAAAAGACGAGTGGTTCAAGAAAGGATACAAACCAACATGTTTCAGTGAGGAAGAGGACCTAAGTTTAGATGATGTAGCCGTCGCTTTCAACGAGTCTAAT AAAAATCTAGGGAcagaaaagaaagtgaaaccCGTCCACATTAATGCTTTTGAGTTCATTTCTAGATCACAAAGTTTCAATCTTGACAACTTGCTCGAGATGCAAACG GATGAAGTGCAGCAAGAAACCTGTTTTACTTCACAGTGCCCTGCAAATGAAATTATGTGCAAAATCGAGGAAGCAGCCAAGCCACTGGGGTTTATTgtacaaaagaaaaattataag ATGAAGCTGCAAGGTGACCACAATGGGAGGAAGGGTCACCTTTCAGTGGCTACTGAG GTTTTCGAAGTGGCTCCCTCAGTGCACATGGTGGAGCTGAGAAAGACAGGGGGTGATACACTAGAGTTTCATAAG TTCTTCAAAATCTTCTCGTCAGGGTTGCAAGACATTGTGTGGCATACTGAAGGAAAAAAATGA
- the LOC137820207 gene encoding CBL-interacting serine/threonine-protein kinase 9-like isoform X3: MASKTKIYIVLELLDGGELFDKIAAKGRLKEDEARTYFQQLINAVDYCHSRGVYHRDLKPENLLLDSNSVLKVSDFGLSTYSQKDDELLHTACGTPHYVAPEVIHNRGYAGSTSDIWSCGVILFVLMAGFLPFDGPTHMALFRKIIKAEFSCPSWFPPQAKALLKRILDPNPRTRIKIPELLKDEWFKKGYKPTCFSEEEDLSLDDVAVAFNESNKNLGTEKKVKPVHINAFEFISRSQSFNLDNLLEMQTDEVQQETCFTSQCPANEIMCKIEEAAKPLGFIVQKKNYKMKLQGDHNGRKGHLSVATEVFEVAPSVHMVELRKTGGDTLEFHKFFKIFSSGLQDIVWHTEGKK, translated from the exons ATGGCTAGCAAAACAAAGATTTACATTGTTCTGGAGTTACTTGATGGGGGAGAGCTATTTGACAAAATA GCTGCAAAGGGGAGACTTAAAGAAGATGAAGCTAGAACTTATTTCCAACAACTTATTAATGCTGTTGACTACTGCCATAGTAGAGGCGTGTATCACAGAGATCTGAAG CCTGAGAATCTTCTTCTGGACTCGAACAGTGTTCTTAAAGTTTCAGATTTTGGATTGAGTACGTACTCGCAGAAA GACGATGAACTGCTCCACACTGCATGTGGAACCCCACATTATGTTGCTCCTGAG GTGATTCATAATAGAGGCTATGCTGGTTCAACATCTGACATCTGGTCTTGTGGAGTCATTCTCTTTGTACTTATGGCTGGGTTCTTGCCCTTTGATGGCCCAACTCATATGGCTCTGTTCAGGAAA ATTATCAAGGCAGAATTCTCTTGTCCATCATGGTTTCCACCACAGGCAAAGGCACTGCTGAAACGCATTCTAGACCCAAACCCTCGAACG AGGATAAAAATTCCTGAGCTCTTAAAAGACGAGTGGTTCAAGAAAGGATACAAACCAACATGTTTCAGTGAGGAAGAGGACCTAAGTTTAGATGATGTAGCCGTCGCTTTCAACGAGTCTAAT AAAAATCTAGGGAcagaaaagaaagtgaaaccCGTCCACATTAATGCTTTTGAGTTCATTTCTAGATCACAAAGTTTCAATCTTGACAACTTGCTCGAGATGCAAACG GATGAAGTGCAGCAAGAAACCTGTTTTACTTCACAGTGCCCTGCAAATGAAATTATGTGCAAAATCGAGGAAGCAGCCAAGCCACTGGGGTTTATTgtacaaaagaaaaattataag ATGAAGCTGCAAGGTGACCACAATGGGAGGAAGGGTCACCTTTCAGTGGCTACTGAG GTTTTCGAAGTGGCTCCCTCAGTGCACATGGTGGAGCTGAGAAAGACAGGGGGTGATACACTAGAGTTTCATAAG TTCTTCAAAATCTTCTCGTCAGGGTTGCAAGACATTGTGTGGCATACTGAAGGAAAAAAATGA
- the LOC137820206 gene encoding 3-ketoacyl-CoA synthase 1, protein MGGDTIDMDKERLTAEMNFKDSSSAVIRIRRRLPDFLQSVKIKYVKLGLGYGYSCNAASIVMLAITLSLSFSLTGLKLSKLCSHQLDAETVAAAFAAILSLAALFRWKRSGAVYLVDFACYKPEKERKISVESFLKMTEESGGFEEESLQFQRKISTRAGLGDETYLPRGITSRPPNLCMSEARLEAEEVMFGALDALFAKTGVEPKDIDILVVNCSLFNPTPSLSAMIVNHYKLRSNIKSYNLGGMGCSAGLISVDLAKDLLKANPNSYALVLSTENITLNWYFGNDRSMLLCNCIFRMGGAAVLLSNKPSDRSRSKYQLLHTVRTHKGADDKNYNCVYQKEDDTGKIGVCLARELMAVAGDALKTNITTLGPMVLPYSEQLMFFLSLVRRKVLKMSGVKPYIPDFKLAFEHFCIHAGGRAVLDELQKNLQLSEWHMEPSRMTLHRFGNTSSSSLWYELAYTEAKGRVAKGDRVWQIAFGSGFKCNSAVWKAVRDIPELTEWRGNPWDDSIHNYPLHLNLPTTS, encoded by the coding sequence ATGGGTGGCGACACCATAGACATGGACAAGGAGAGATTGACGGCGGAGATGAACTTCAAGGACTCCTCTTCCGCCGTCATCAGAATCCGCCGCCGTCTACCCGATTTTCTTCAGTCGGTGAAGATAAAGTACGTGAAGCTGGGACTGGGATACGGTTACTCATGCAATGCAGCCAGCATTGTGATGCTGGCCATCACCCTTTCTCTCAGCTTCTCCCTCACCGGTCTCAAACTCTCCAAACTCTGCTCGCACCAGCTCGACGCCGAGACCGTGGCGGCGGCTTTCGCGGCAATCCTTTCCCTCGCCGCTCTCTTCCGGTGGAAGCGCTCCGGCGCGGTGTATCTGGTGGACTTCGCGTGCTACAAGCCGGAGAAGGAGCGGAAAATCTCGGTGGAGTCGTTCCTGAAGATGACCGAAGAGAGCGGGGGTTTCGAGGAAGAGTCTCTTCAGTTTCAGAGGAAGATTTCGACGAGAGCGGGTTTGGGCGACGAGACTTACCTACCCAGGGGAATCACTTCCCGGCCGCCGAATCTCTGCATGAGCGAGGCGCGGTTGGAGGCAGAGGAGGTGATGTTCGGGGCGTTGGACGCGCTTTTCGCGAAAACGGGCGTTGAGCCGAAGGACATTGACATTCTGGTGGTGAATTGTAGTTTGTTCAACCCTACCCCTTCTCTCTCCGCCATGATTGTGAACCACTACAAGCTCAGGAGCAACATCAAGAGCTACAACCTCGGCGGCATGGGATGCAGTGCGGGGCTCATTTCCGTTGACCTCGCCAAGGACCTTCTCAAAGCCAACCCCAACTCCTACGCGCTGGTTCTCAGCACCGAGAACATAACCCTCAATTGGTACTTCGGCAACGACCGCTCCATGCTCCTCTGTAACTGCATTTTCCGAATGGGCGGCGCCGCCGTCCTCCTCTCTAACAAGCCTTCCGATCGGTCCCGATCGAAGTACCAGCTGCTCCACACCGTCCGAACGCACAAGGGTGCCGACGACAAGAACTACAACTGCGTCTATCAGAAAGAGGACGATACCGGAAAAATAGGGGTGTGTTTGGCGAGGGAGTTAATGGCTGTGGCAGGGGATGCTCTGAAGACAAACATAACAACCTTGGGGCCGATGGTTCTGCCATACTCGGAGCAGTTGATGTTTTTCCTGTCGCTGGTTCGGAGGAAGGTGCTGAAGATGTCGGGGGTGAAGCCGTACATTCCGGACTTCAAGCTGGCGTTCGAGCACTTCTGCATCCACGCCGGTGGAAGAGCGGTGTTGGACGAGTTGCAGAAGAATCTGCAGCTGAGCGAGTGGCACATGGAGCCATCCAGAATGACGCTCCACCGCTTCGGCAACACCTCGAGCAGCTCCCTCTGGTACGAGCTTGCGTACACGGAGGCGAAGGGTCGGGTCGCGAAGGGGGACCGGGTCTGGCAGATCGCATTCGGGTCGGGTTTCAAGTGCAACAGCGCCGTGTGGAAGGCCGTGCGGGACATCCCGGAGTTAACTGAATGGCGTGGCAACCCCTGGGACGATTCCATCCACAACTATCCCCTTCATCTTAATCTTCCCACCACTTCTTAA
- the LOC137820208 gene encoding heterogeneous nuclear ribonucleoprotein Q, with the protein MSEGAEIDERVDLDEENFMEEMDDDVEEQIDDDGVDGGEDENAEGSVEEHDEYEDSTAEVGGKDHLPEAEKSDIATEFGDDDQKPSFIDEDEKEKHDELLALPPHGSEVFIGGLPRDVCEDDLRDLCEPVGDILEVRLMKDRDTGENKGYAFVAFKTKEVAQKAIEEIHSREFKGKTLRCSLSETKHRLFIGNVPKTWTEDDFRKVIEGVGPGVENIELIKDPQNPSRNRGFAFVLYYNNACADYSRQKMSSASFKLDGNTPTVTWADPKNSPDHSASSQVKALYVKNIPENVTTDQLKELFRRHGEVTKVVMPPGKAGGKRDFGFIHYAERSSALKAVKETEKYEIDGQLLEVVLAKPQADKKPDGGYGYNPGLHSNHLPHPAYGNFSGNPYGSLGAGYGVGGGYQQPMIYGRGPMPAGMQMVPMVLPDGRIGYVLQQPGVQAPPSRPRRIERSNGPSGQPGRGGGGGGGGGGSGNDEGNRSRRYRPY; encoded by the exons ATGTCAGAAGGTGCAGAAATTGATGAGCGAGTGGACCTTGATGAGGAAAATTTTATGGAAGAGATGGATGATGATGTTGAAGAACAAATAGATGATGATGGAGTGGATGGAGGTGAAGATGAAAATGCTGAAGGTAGTGTTGAGGAACATGATGAATATGAGGATTCAACAGCAGAGGTTGGTGGGAAGGACCATTTACCTGAAGCAGAAAAAAGTGACATTGCCACTGAATTTGGTGATGATGATCAAAAACCGTCTTTCATTGATGAAGATGAGAAAGAGAAGCATGACGAACTTCTTGCCCTTCCACCTCATGGTTCGGAAGTCTTTATTGGTGGACTTCCTCGGGATGTATGTGAAGATGATTTAAGGGATTTGTGCGAGCCGGTGGGTGATATTCTTGAG GTGCGATTAATGAAAGACAGGGACACTGGAGAAAACAAGGGTTATGCCTTTGTTGcttttaaaacaaaagaggtaGCACAAAAGGCAATAGAGGAGATACATAGCAGGGAATTTAAG GGGAAAACATTGAGGTGTTCACTTTCTGAAACCAAACACAGATTATTCATTGGTAATGTTCCAAAAACTTGGACGGAAGATGACTTTAGGAAAGTCATTGAAGGAGTTGGTCCTGGAGTTGAAAACATCGAGCTCATAAAG GACCCTCAAAATCCAAGTAGGAATCGtggatttgcttttgttttGTATTACAATAATGCATGTGCTGATTATTCACGGCAAAAGATGTCAAGTGCAAGCTTTAAGCTGGATGGTAATACCCCCACTGTCACATGGGCAGATCCGAAGAACTCTCCTGATCATTCTGCTTCTTCGCAG GTAAAAGCTCTGTACGTCAAAAACATACCAGAAAATGTTACCACTGACCAACTGAAGGAACTATTCCGTCGTCATGGCGAAGTAACAAAAGTGGTCATGCCACCTGGCAAAGCTGGAGGGAAACGTGATTTTGGTTTCATTCATTATGCAGAGAGGTCAAGTGCATTGAAAGCTGTAAAAGAGACTGAGAAATATGAAATTGATG GACAACTACTTGAAGTTGTTCTTGCCAAACCTCAAGCTGATAAAAAACCAGATGGAGGGTATGGCTACAATCCTGGACTGCATTCAAACCATCTTCCTCATCCTGCATATGGTAACTTTTCTGGAAATCCTTATGGCTCTTTAGGGGCTGGATATGGTGTTGGTGGTGGTTATCAACAG CCAATGATATATGGTAGGGGTCCAATGCCGGCAGGAATGCAAATGGTTCCAATGGTGTTACCAGACGGTCGAATTGGCTATGTCCT TCAACAACCTGGTGTACAAGCGCCACCTAGCAGACCTCGCAGAATTGAACGGAGTAATGGTCCAAGTGGGCAGCCAGggagaggaggaggaggaggaggaggaggaggaggtagTGGCAATGATGAAGGCAATCGTAGTAGAAGGTATCGACCCTATTAG
- the LOC137820209 gene encoding uncharacterized protein translates to MWFCPNHATPFHKPLVPSVSATSWRRSHGVSATANERGGNLGHNLVGTLRSNSTPIPKLTEQGDMSGSDILWALQRASAGKKKKHGKNKKEHRRDESSVGTLTGQTAVDYTNVRPLSINANWAAKLEDLDKRLRELSDTI, encoded by the coding sequence atgTGGTTTTGCCCAAACCACGCTACCCCCTTTCACAAGCCTCTTGTTCCCTCCGTCTCCGCCACCTCATGGAGGCGGAGCCACGGCGTCTCCGCCACCGCCAACGAAAGGGGTGGGAATTTGGGGCACAACCTTGTGGGAACTCTCCGTTCCAATTCGACTCCAATTCCGAAACTAACAGAACAAGGAGATATGAGTGGGTCAGATATCCTTTGGGCACTGCAGAGAGCGAGTgctgggaagaagaagaagcacggGAAGAATAAGAAGGAGCATCGGAGGGACGAATCCTCTGTGGGCACTCTCACCGGACAAACTGCTGTGGATTACACCAACGTTCGTCCACTGTCCATAAATGCAAATTGGGCTGCTAAATTGGAGGACTTGGATAAACGTCTTCGGGAGCTTTCAGATACCATTTGA